TCACAAATGGCCAATCTTACGCCATTTATTGGTAACTTATTTATTTTAATTATGATTTTGGATATGATTGAGCAGGAATTTCAAACGCTAAATAGTGAAAAAAAGTACGTAATTGATTTGAAATAGAGTTGATAAAGATGTTAACATTAATCCCTGATTTACATACTAAAAATAAATTTTATCAGGAAAACACATTGCTAAGTTTATCTGCACGGTTGCAAGAAGAACAGATTGATAATCAGCTGTTACTTTTAAGCGATGAAACAGATCAATTCTCGGCCAATTTTATGAGTTCTAAGTCTCAGGTGATTTATTTATTTGATGAAATTCGTGCGATTAAAATTAATGGTTCGCCATTAACGTTGAATGACTTAAATATTCCAGATAAGTACAAGATGGAAGCACTTATTTATGTGTCTTCAACATATATTCAAGTGTTCGATGGTAGTAAAAAGGTTATGGAAGTTGTTTTGAGTAGTAGCGGTGCGCTGCAGCTAGTAACTTACTATGAAGAAAATGGGCAGATAGTCGATCGCTATGATCTGCGCGGCTTTCGTAGTAGCCGCAGTATTTTTAATCAACTGAAGCAGCTAGTTAATAAGCAATGGTTCAATGCAACAGGCGACCTAGTAATGACTCAAAATGAAGATCTAACAGTAACTATTCCTTGGCAGCAACGATCGCGCTTTCAAAAATCTAATTATACTGATTTGGCAGAAGTTGAATATGAGTTTGCACTGCCTCATTTAACCGGTAAGCAGCAAGTATTAATTGAGCCAAGTAAGGAAAGCCTTGATTTTCGTCATTTTTTATTGCAAGCTCAGGTTTATTATTACTTTACGAATGATACTCAAGTTGTTGATATCGATTGCCAAAATCTAATGCGTGATGACCAATGCTTGTTTCAAAATGAGACATTGGCACAAATTTTTATAAATAAAATTAAGCAAAATGGCATTGATTTTGTTCCTGTTTGGCAGGTCATTCCACCATACTTTAGCGATTTTTCTTTAGGAACTAGTATGGAACAGGAGCAGCAAATTATTTATTGGCATATTGGGCAAATTAATAGTGATGACTTGATGCAATATTTCAACCAATTAATTGACTTGTTAAAGGAAAATAAAGATTTAAAAATAATGGCAGATGCAACTTATCAGTCCGCAGCATTACTTAAAAATATTTCGGCAAAGTTTATTGCAGAGTTTAAAGAAAAGGTCAGTAAGCTAGATGATACAGCTTCGTTAGATGAAATTAATGCAAACGACTTTGATGTTGATCAAATGGATGCACTTAATCGTTTTTCCTGTCCTGAAAATTTAACTCATGATCAAAAGCTGCAGGTACTAGGACAATCGCATATTTTTGTTGATACTGATCCGTTAACAGACTATACTTTGCAACTTGAGGCAGTCAAAGTCGGCATACCACAAATTGTTTATCAAAGTAATGACTTAGTTAAAGAGGGCAAGAATGGTTTCTTAATTAAGGACAAAGCAATCAGGGAACCAGCAGATGTTTTTTTGACTAATCTGGATAAATGGAATATTGCAGTTGTTGAAGATGTCCGTTTAATTCAACATTTGTCGCTTAAAGCGATTATTAATAAATGGAAGAGGGTACTTCAGGGATGAGTAGAAAGACATATCTTATTCATAGCGGTGAGCAACCAATAGAAAATTTTGATGATTCCTTATCAAAATGTACTTATATGTGGGCTGATCCAGTTAATTTGAATAAGCATAAGTTGGCTCCAGTTTTTAAAAATAATATTTTTAATCATGACTACTTATTTACTTACTTCTTTCTTGATAAAACTTCACCTTGGTTAAAAGATGTGAAGCTGTTAATGCAATTGCCAGCGTATAGAGTTCTTTATAGTGAAGATGCTGATGTACCAGCAAGTATCTTACAAGTTTTGCAGTTGCGCGGGGCCTTTAAAATTAAGCAGACCAACTTAGCTGCTACTATTAATAATTATTTTTTTAATACTGATTTTGGGTACCGAGTAAGTATTGATCAGTTTGAAATTGCTCCAGCATTGCAAAACCGAATTACTTATTACGGTGACAGCTATTTTAATGTTGAAGCAAATTTTGATGATCAGTGGCATTATTTAAGTAAGATGGCGTATAGTGTATCGGTAGTCAAGCGGCATGTCACTACATTAACTGTAGAGATGCAAACAACAGGTAGTGCAGAATTAAAGGTTGAAGTTAAGTGCTTTAATTCCAATAATCAATTAATAAAGACAATTGTCAAAAGTGGTGCAGAACTAAAAGCTGATAACGGGACGGTTATTGTAACTGGAATTGAAGAGTCGTTCTTTTATAGTATCTATTATTACGTGCGCGGACAGGGAAACGTAAAAATTGGTACTTTACATCAGCGTCGTTCACGTGGTAAATATGGTTTTTTGGAGCTAGGCGGTAAGTCACTTGTTGATCGCAATGGACTTAATGGTGAAATCGGTTATTTGTTTAATCCTGGTAATATGCAGCCACCACTTACAGTTTATTTTGCTGGGTGGCATTCTGCTGAAGCTTTTGAAGCGCGAGCAATGTTGCATTCTAAGGGTGTACCATATTTGTTAATTACAGATTTACGTGTTGAGGGAGGTACTTTTTATCTTGGCGATGCAGCTATTGAAAATAAGATTATAACGGTAGTTAAAGATTGTTTGGCTAAACTTCATTTTAAGCCTGGAGATCTTATTTTGTCTGGTATGTCAATGGGAACATATGCATCATTGTATTATGGTGCTTTACTAAGCCCTGGAGATATTATCATTGCTAAGCCATTATTTAACTTAGGAACTGTTGCTGAAAACCTAAGAATTAACCGGCCAAATGAGTTTTATTGCGCAACAGATATGGTATTAATGCTTGAGGGAGATGACGATCATGCCTCTTGTCAGAAAGTAGACAATATCATGTGGCAAAGGCTTCAAGAGGGTAATTTTAGTAAGACAGATTTTGTTCTAGGATATATGCGTAATGACGATTATGATCGATATGCCTATACTGAGTTGCAAGGTTTTTTACAAAAATATTATCCAGATCGTCATGTGATTTCTAAAGGGTATTATGGCCGACATAATGATGACAGTGCAACGATTGCTGCTTGGTTTGAGCAACAGTTATTCCATGTTTTAAAAAATAAATATGGTCAAAAGTTTTAAGATTTAACTATGTAAAGCAGCTCTTTGACAAACATCCTATAAGAATGCTGTTGATGAAGATAATTAGCGAATTAGATGCACTTTAAGCAGTGATGCTTAAAGTGTTTTTCTTTTAGTACAGCATTTTTGGCTTCTAAGTCAATTTTGGCAACTGCATTTGAAAAATTGCGATGACTATAAGTTGGGCGTTGAATTTGCTTAATTCTGCAATCAAGGTTTTGGAAAGTTTGAGACGAAGTTATGGCCTCTTTTTTGTACAAAAATATCCTGTTAAGGAATACTACCCATCAACAGGGTAAAGGGTACAGACACTTTTTAATATCAGAATAGTATACAATTTATTTTCATGATTTAAGGAAAAATTGATTTTAAAAAAGGTCGAAAGGAGGAAAGTTTGTTATTAATTTTTTGGCTAGATAATAGAGCTTAGATATGATAAAAAATTTACCTATTATAAATTTGTCGTTATTTTACATAATTGTTATTTTAAAATTCAGTTTAGTATTTGTGAATATATTTACATTGAAGATTAAATACTTTAAAATTCGCTTATGTATAAAGTGCGAAGTATGTTGCTGAAGGCGATATACGGAAAGGAAAATTATGGTAGGTAAGAATAATTTTGCTAAAAGAATTAGGCAAGACGAGTCACAAGCAAAACGTGAACGCTTTTCCATTAGAAAGTTAAGTGTTGGTGTGGTATCGGTGTTATTAGGAGTGACTTTTTTAGGGCTGAACAATCAATCGGCGAAGGCTGATACAATTGCCGCTCCAACTCAGGATAAGGAAGAAACAACTAATAATCCGCAAAAGTCGGCTGAGCCGACTAAGAAGGAAAATCTTTCTACTTATAAGGGGCTGAAGGGATTTTTTAGTGATAAAAAGTCAGCTAAGTCCAGCAGTGTAGATCAGACTAAAACTACAGTAAAGCAGCCAGCAACCATACAGGACACTACAAACCAAGTCAAAGCAGCTGATGCAACGTCAACTGAAACGGCGACAGCGTCATCTACTGTACCTGCTGCAACTGAACAAAATTCGGCACCAGTTGTGACAGCTAATCAATCGGTAACGCCATCAACTTCAACTAAGCAGCCATCAGTAAGTGCGGACAAGGCCAGTCAGACCGTCAATCAGCCAGCAATCGCATCAACCCAAACAACTGCTGAACCA
The sequence above is a segment of the Lactobacillus sp. ESL0677 genome. Coding sequences within it:
- the asp1 gene encoding accessory Sec system glycosyltransferase Asp1; this encodes MLTLIPDLHTKNKFYQENTLLSLSARLQEEQIDNQLLLLSDETDQFSANFMSSKSQVIYLFDEIRAIKINGSPLTLNDLNIPDKYKMEALIYVSSTYIQVFDGSKKVMEVVLSSSGALQLVTYYEENGQIVDRYDLRGFRSSRSIFNQLKQLVNKQWFNATGDLVMTQNEDLTVTIPWQQRSRFQKSNYTDLAEVEYEFALPHLTGKQQVLIEPSKESLDFRHFLLQAQVYYYFTNDTQVVDIDCQNLMRDDQCLFQNETLAQIFINKIKQNGIDFVPVWQVIPPYFSDFSLGTSMEQEQQIIYWHIGQINSDDLMQYFNQLIDLLKENKDLKIMADATYQSAALLKNISAKFIAEFKEKVSKLDDTASLDEINANDFDVDQMDALNRFSCPENLTHDQKLQVLGQSHIFVDTDPLTDYTLQLEAVKVGIPQIVYQSNDLVKEGKNGFLIKDKAIREPADVFLTNLDKWNIAVVEDVRLIQHLSLKAIINKWKRVLQG
- the asp2 gene encoding accessory Sec system protein Asp2 — encoded protein: MSRKTYLIHSGEQPIENFDDSLSKCTYMWADPVNLNKHKLAPVFKNNIFNHDYLFTYFFLDKTSPWLKDVKLLMQLPAYRVLYSEDADVPASILQVLQLRGAFKIKQTNLAATINNYFFNTDFGYRVSIDQFEIAPALQNRITYYGDSYFNVEANFDDQWHYLSKMAYSVSVVKRHVTTLTVEMQTTGSAELKVEVKCFNSNNQLIKTIVKSGAELKADNGTVIVTGIEESFFYSIYYYVRGQGNVKIGTLHQRRSRGKYGFLELGGKSLVDRNGLNGEIGYLFNPGNMQPPLTVYFAGWHSAEAFEARAMLHSKGVPYLLITDLRVEGGTFYLGDAAIENKIITVVKDCLAKLHFKPGDLILSGMSMGTYASLYYGALLSPGDIIIAKPLFNLGTVAENLRINRPNEFYCATDMVLMLEGDDDHASCQKVDNIMWQRLQEGNFSKTDFVLGYMRNDDYDRYAYTELQGFLQKYYPDRHVISKGYYGRHNDDSATIAAWFEQQLFHVLKNKYGQKF